CACTGAACGGTTTAAACCGCCTGTTTTAACGCGTTATCGAAATGGCCATCCATTGCACCGCGGATGGCCTCTGCCAGCTGCTCATAGCGGCTGCGCAGCGGTGAACCAGGGCGATAAACCAAGCCGACAGTACGTTTCGGTTCCGGCTTAATGCACGGCAGGTAAACCACGCCATCACGTTTACGCTCACGCGGCACAGCCAGCGCGGGCAGCAATGTGATGCCACTCCCTGCCGCCACCATATTGCGCAGCGTTTCCAGGCTGGTCGCGCGGAAGTGCGTATCTTCGTCTGCCCCGGCTTCAAAGCAGAAACCCATCGCCTGATCGCGCAGGCAGTGGCCATCTTCCAGCATCAGCAACTTTTCACCCGCCAAATCGCCCATCGGCACGCACTCGCGATTCGCCCATGGATGATCTTCATAAATCGCCAGCAGCATCGGTTCATCAAACAGCGGTACTTCAATAAAGGCTTCGCTCTCTTTCACCAGCGCCAGAATCGCGCAGTCAAGCTTGCCGCTGTCCAGTTGCGCCAGTAACTGATGCGTCTGCGCTTCATGCAGATACATTTC
The Kosakonia oryzae genome window above contains:
- the oxyR gene encoding DNA-binding transcriptional regulator OxyR gives rise to the protein MNIRDLEYLVALAEHRHFRRAADSCHVSQPTLSGQIRKLEDELGVMLLERTSRKVLFTQAGLLLVDQARTVLREVKVLKEMASQQGETMSGPLHIGLIPTVGPYLLPHIIPLLHQTFPKLEMYLHEAQTHQLLAQLDSGKLDCAILALVKESEAFIEVPLFDEPMLLAIYEDHPWANRECVPMGDLAGEKLLMLEDGHCLRDQAMGFCFEAGADEDTHFRATSLETLRNMVAAGSGITLLPALAVPRERKRDGVVYLPCIKPEPKRTVGLVYRPGSPLRSRYEQLAEAIRGAMDGHFDNALKQAV